In the genome of Nitrospirota bacterium, the window AAAGTCATTTCTGGCTTTCCCCTGTTCGTATCGTATAAACCTCCTCCATAGGAGAGATGAAAATCTTCCCATCACCGTAATTGCCCGTAAACGCAGCCTTGGAGATTGCATCAATCGCTTTTTGGCACTCGTCGTTCGACACCACGATCACCAGCATCAGTTTGGAAAGTTCTTCATAGAGGGTGTTCCCAACCTGGATCCCACGCTGTTTACCTCTTCCCAGCACATCCATTTTCGTCATTCCGTAAATCCCTTCCAGTTCCAGCTGGCGCAAAACATCCCCCTCTTTTTCGGGCCTTATGATCGCTTTAATCATTTTCATTGGAGACACCTGTCACCTGTAAATTGGTTTCTAATTTGAAGTGCTTCTTCAACAGGAAGCACAAATATTTTTCCATCCCCTATTTTTCCGCTCTGATTCGAACGGATCAGGCTCTGAACGACCAAAGAAACGTCGCGGTCTGCAACAATCAGCGAGATATATAACTTGGGAACAAACTGAACTTCGACCTTGTCTCCATGGCGCCTCCAGAAAAAAAAACTTCGCGGAGCATAGCGAAGTCCCCTCTGCCGGCTTCTTCCCAAAACCCGCATGCTGGTATAGGCTGGAAAACCATCTGACTGAAGATTTTTTTTTGTTATAAACGCCTGGGAAGGTCTAATGACGGCAATGATCTCTTTCATCGTAACTAGAATAAGAGCAAAGAATATGCCAGAGGAAATCAGGAGGAAATGACATTGATTTTAAAAGACAATTTTGTGGCCTGCGAATGGGCCCCAATATCTTTGCTTCAAAATTGTTGTTCTGTGTCGCATAATCTACAATTTTGTTGTTAAGAAATTGGCTCTGCAGGAAGGTAGATTTGGAAAAGAGTTCCTTTGCCCGGTTCGCTCTCCACCCGGATTCGTCCCCCATGGGAAAGGATTATTTTGTGCACAATCGCCAATCCCAAGCCGGTTCCCTTTTCTTTCAACGTAAAAAATGGGACAAAAATCTTCTCAAGGTGCTCCTTGGCAATTCCCGATCCGTTGTCCTGAACCTGGATCAGGACCATCGAATTTTTTTCAACCGGATTCACCTTGGCTTTCAAAATCAGGATCCCGCCGTCGGGCATCGCTTCAAACGCATTTTGTATCAAATTTAAGAATGCCTGGCGGATAAGGATTTCATCAGAATGAATTGAAAGAGCCGGATCATCGAACTCATATCGGATTTCGGGTAATCGGCCTGTGTGGCGTGAACGGATTTGAGAGATCAGCTTGGTAAAGAAAGGTTCAAGCATGACTTTTCCCTTGTTGACCGGAGTCTTCTTGCCAAAACTGAGCAATTCATGAATCAAATGATCCATGGATTTCAATTCCGCAATGATTGCCTCGATCATCTGATTTTCAGCGGGATTTTTTTCTACCTTTTTTCCGAGCAGACGGACATAACCGAATATCGTTCCCATAAAATTTCTGAATTCATGTGCGATCCCGGCTGACATCTCACCCAGTACGGTTAACCTTTTTTGAAGTTCGACCTGCTCCTGGAGAACCTTTATCTCTGTAATATCGGTTAAAATAAAAGTTGTTCCAATAAACTCTCCCTGAGAACCCGTTAAGAGAGAAGAGCTGACTCCGATCCAGATCCTTTCCTGATTGCCTCCTTTGAGTACTTCCATTTCGGCTCGGGCAATGGGTCCGGGTTCCTCAATCGTTTTGCTGAGCATCGTCACCATTTTACTCTCTTGTCCAAAAACCTCTGCGCCAGACTTTCCCAGCGCGCTTTTGTTCGAAATTCCAAAGATTTTTTCTGCCGACTCATTAAAACTGGTGATGATTTTGTCTTTATTAAAGGTAATGACGCCACTACTGATGCTGCGCAGAATCGCTTCCTGAAAAGTCTCTATTCGGACCGCCCGCGTTTCCGCCTGTTGTTTTAATTTTTCAAGTTCCTGCTCTTTTTCTTTCAACTCTGAAATCAGTCCCTGAAAAGCATACATCACGGGATTGGAGTCTTTTACCTTCTTTTCCTCGAAAAATGTCTCCTTGTTGAATAGTTCTTTCAGCAAACGGTAAACATTGAGTCCGAGAGTCAGGAGGACGACCCCGCCAAATAGTTTCAAGAAAAAGAGAGTCGTTTCCCCTCCACTCCTTCCTTCCAGAGGACTCTCTCTCGTCAACCGGACTCCCACTGCGGGAAAGGCTCCTGAAGGCGGCATCAGATCAAAATAGAAAGAGACAATTTTCTCGCCCTCCTGGAATGAATCATAAACGGGCTCTCCCTTCCAGAGAGACTCCCATTTTTGGGATACCGATTCCAGAAGATCCAATGATGCCCCGTTTTTTAAAATTCGTGTCGAATCTGCCAGAACGGTCTTTTCCCTGCTGAACAGGGTAATTCGAATATTTTCTTTTGTTCCAAGGGTATACAGGTAATAAGGGTCGTCCAGGATCTCTTTCATATGTTCATTCAAGTTGGGTTTCAATCTTGCCAAATCACTCGCCAAATGTTCACTTTTTTCGAGTAGGAGGCTCTTGCGATAAGATGAGAGTAATCCGCGATCGTAAAAATCGAGTAGTAAAATAAAAAGCGATAATAAAAGAAAGAATATTTTAATGGAAGAAAACAGCTTAAGCTTGCGCGTGGATGGAAGAGATTCCACTTAAGTACCTAAATGGGTGTACCAATAGATGATCGGGTTTCCCCATAGAATGGATATCATCGCTCCCAGGGCGAGAAAGGGACCAAATGGAACCGGATACTTTCGAGATTTCCCCTTAAAAATCATCAGGATAATACCCAATACCGAACCGGTAAACGCGCTGATAAAAATCGTCAAGAGAACCGCTTTCCATCCTGCAAACGCGCCAATCATGGCAATTAATTTGATGTCACCGCCACCCATTCCGCCGCGGCTGACCAACGCCACGAGATAAAATAACCCCCCTCCCAAAAAAAGTCCGATCAAGGAATTGATCAGACCGGTAGGAAGGATGGTGGATGAGATGATGACCCCGATGACCAGCCCTGGCAGGGTGATCACATCCGGGACAATCTGATGATCAAGATCAATAAAGGTCACCGCGAGAAGCGAAGAATAGAGGAGGGAATAGGCAAGCCATATCCAGGACAATCCAAACTGGTGCACCAAAAAGAGATATCCCAATCCGTTCATCGCCTCAACAAACGGATAACGGATTGAGATCGCCCCATGACAAAAACGGCATCGTCCTTTTAGAAAGAGAAAACCGAACAGGGGAATGTTATCATACCAGAAAATCGGGTG includes:
- a CDS encoding P-II family nitrogen regulator; the protein is MKMIKAIIRPEKEGDVLRQLELEGIYGMTKMDVLGRGKQRGIQVGNTLYEELSKLMLVIVVSNDECQKAIDAISKAAFTGNYGDGKIFISPMEEVYTIRTGESQK
- a CDS encoding P-II family nitrogen regulator, translating into MKEIIAVIRPSQAFITKKNLQSDGFPAYTSMRVLGRSRQRGLRYAPRSFFFWRRHGDKVEVQFVPKLYISLIVADRDVSLVVQSLIRSNQSGKIGDGKIFVLPVEEALQIRNQFTGDRCLQ
- a CDS encoding PAS domain S-box protein, whose product is MARLKPNLNEHMKEILDDPYYLYTLGTKENIRITLFSREKTVLADSTRILKNGASLDLLESVSQKWESLWKGEPVYDSFQEGEKIVSFYFDLMPPSGAFPAVGVRLTRESPLEGRSGGETTLFFLKLFGGVVLLTLGLNVYRLLKELFNKETFFEEKKVKDSNPVMYAFQGLISELKEKEQELEKLKQQAETRAVRIETFQEAILRSISSGVITFNKDKIITSFNESAEKIFGISNKSALGKSGAEVFGQESKMVTMLSKTIEEPGPIARAEMEVLKGGNQERIWIGVSSSLLTGSQGEFIGTTFILTDITEIKVLQEQVELQKRLTVLGEMSAGIAHEFRNFMGTIFGYVRLLGKKVEKNPAENQMIEAIIAELKSMDHLIHELLSFGKKTPVNKGKVMLEPFFTKLISQIRSRHTGRLPEIRYEFDDPALSIHSDEILIRQAFLNLIQNAFEAMPDGGILILKAKVNPVEKNSMVLIQVQDNGSGIAKEHLEKIFVPFFTLKEKGTGLGLAIVHKIILSHGGRIRVESEPGKGTLFQIYLPAEPIS
- a CDS encoding prepilin peptidase, translated to MTLIDISVFILGTLIGSFLNVVIYRIPREESIVFPSSHCPLCRHPIFWYDNIPLFGFLFLKGRCRFCHGAISIRYPFVEAMNGLGYLFLVHQFGLSWIWLAYSLLYSSLLAVTFIDLDHQIVPDVITLPGLVIGVIISSTILPTGLINSLIGLFLGGGLFYLVALVSRGGMGGGDIKLIAMIGAFAGWKAVLLTIFISAFTGSVLGIILMIFKGKSRKYPVPFGPFLALGAMISILWGNPIIYWYTHLGT